A portion of the Uloborus diversus isolate 005 unplaced genomic scaffold, Udiv.v.3.1 scaffold_14, whole genome shotgun sequence genome contains these proteins:
- the LOC129232899 gene encoding oocyte zinc finger protein XlCOF6-like, with product MASLSEIHDGSAFPKPFTCEHCSQAFSTESDLRRHLKTHTEGKPFTCEHCSQAFSTESDLRRHLKIHTEGKPFTCEHCSQVFSTESDLRRHLKIHTEGKPFTCEHCSQAFSTESDLRRHLKTHTEGKPFTCEHCSQAFSTESDLRRHLKTHTEGKPFTCEHCSQAFSTESDLRRHLKTHTEGKPFTCEHCSQAFSTETSDLKTHLRVHTGEKPFACEHCSKQFSRASSLKIHLRIHTGKKPFSCELCFKEFSQSGSWKAHLRTHTGEKPFSCEVCSKKFSKLSHLKRHLRTHTGDEPFSC from the exons ATGGCGAGTTTATCTGAGATCCATGATGGCtct GCATTTCCCAAACCATTcacctgtgaacattgctcacaGGCATTTTCCACTGAGTCAGATTTGAGGAGACATCTAAAAACCCATACTGAAGGGAAACCATTCACCTGTGAACACTGCTCACAGGCATTTTCCACTGAGTCAGATTTAAGGAGACATCTAAAAATCCATACTGAAGGGAAACCGTTCACCTGTGAACACTGCTCACAGGTATTTTCCACTGAGTCAGATTTAAGGAGACATCTAAAAATCCATACTGAAGGGAAACCATTCACCTGTGAACACTGCTCACAGGCATTTTCCACTGAGTCAGATTTAAGAAGACATCTCAAAACCCATACTGAAGGGAAACCATTCACCTGTGAACACTGCTCTCAGGCATTTTCCACTGAGTCAGATTTAAGAAGACATCTCAAAACCCATACTGAAGGGAAACCATTCACCTGTGAACACTGCTCTCAGGCATTTTCCACTGAGTCAGATTTAAGAAGACATCTCAAAACCCATACTGAAGGGAAACCATTCACCTGTGAACACTGCTCTCAGGCATTTTCCACTGA AACTTCTGATTTAAAAACACATCTGAGAGTTCACACCGGCGAGAAACCATTTgcctgtgaacattgttcaaagcaATTTTCCAGAGCGTCAAGTTTAAAGATACATCTGAGAATCCATACTGGCAAGAAGCCATTTTCCTGTGAATTGTGTTTTAAGGAATTTTCTCAGTCAGGAAGTTGGAAAGCACACTTAAGAACCCATACAGGGGAAAAGCCATTTTCCTGTGAAGTGTGTTCTAAGAAGTTTTCTAAACTATCCCACCTGAAGCGCcacttgagaacccatactggggaTGAGCCTTTTTCCTGCTAA